Genomic segment of Sebastes fasciatus isolate fSebFas1 chromosome 3, fSebFas1.pri, whole genome shotgun sequence:
ATTATTCTCACCTGttctaaaaaatatgttttatgaatatttctgcacactgcggtccctaaacagtcttggaattgcataaattgggtatcactgtaaagctgagactcttgtggatccaatgagcccaattgtattaatgtgtgatcatgttagtccccatagtagccatttcattgtagtgagaccatctTTTGAAGCTTGagctcactgtataaaatgacctgtggtgacctctaggataatcacatcctcatgaaactttacagccacaaactagagacctagagcattggGAGGATGGATGGCTGTCCTAGGTAGATTGTCAAtaaggggtttctgagcagattccagaacagaagtgctcgccatccaatcactgaaaaatgcaattcatgcagaaatctccaaatgtcaaaagtttttgtgGTATgtaaatgtggtattttggagggattattgatcatttttcttatcaattctcgagtggtaaaaaatggttaaatgtagcaccaaatctgtataAGAAAttatatcaacccaaaaattgctgcaacaatttatgagacataagtgagcttGGGATTTTTTGTGGGAAAATGTTGTTTAGAGAGCACTTTTTTAAGCCATAAGCAGTGCTTTTCAAGGAAATtcacaacataaacaatagaataGGTAAATAATGCATATTAACGCAATACATGCATAAGCATATTCACACATttacatatgcacatacatacgcatatacagtatatcaacacacaagcacaaaaaaaagactCAAAGTTAGCTGTTTGGAAAAATATTCTATCATAGCCACCATATACCTCTATCATAATgatctaaacccttatacattttcacaatttattttaattgattacttaattcatgtttatttctggtttACGACTACAACGACTTGACACACCAAGctaagctgcatctcaaattaatcttcaggttcccagctttcacatgatgtacaccacttctatgtgacatttactgttgacctgctatctccacctaaaaaaaaccctgaacccccataaaaaagacaaaaacaggtctatcaTGGGTCTCAGAGAGTTAACAATAGTGTATGGCCTAATGCTTGGTCCTTCATAACGTAATATAATACATTGTGAAAGTTTATGATTCATTCAGTGACTTCAGTGAAAATGGTTCACTTCAGACTCTTCTGAATGTGCAGTTAAATTTACAGGAAGTCTGTGCTATCTGTCTTCTAACATGTATTCACACAGGAAGATGTCACAGCAGAGCACATGGGCATGGTGTGCAGGAAATAAGTCACGCAAGACGACCTCACAACGACATCTAAAATAGGAAGAGTTCACAGAGCCTGTGGCTGTGCAAGGTTAGTCTCTTGCTTCCTCCTTTGTACCTACTCACACATTACCGGAGCGTTGCAGAGCTGAGATAATTAATCACTTCTTTTGGTGCGTATTCTTGTTCTTCTCCTTTAATGTTGAGTGCAGTGATAAATGATGTTTGATATACAATGTAATCATAGAAATGAGTAAAGAGGATGCTTCCAGGCCATCGAGGAAGTAGCTTCCTTCTTACTTGCTTTGCATCATTATGAAATTTGCCTGCAGGATAATTTCTCATAAAGTTTTCATGTAATTGCAGGGATTTCTATTCATTCTTGTTTTTGCATATTTCAAgagagcttttttttaaaaatgacttaattTCTTAAACAAATCTTTATGCTGTTTGACTCATTCACAGACAGAAGTGGCAATGCAAGATACTCTGCTGCGAGTGTTTGTGGTGGCTCTGGGTCTCCTAATGTCACCGAGGGACAACCCCAGCGTTGAGGAATGGGATGAGGTCACCACAGTGGGCATGCAAAAGCATGAAGAgaggctgcagagaggaggagagaaagtggACCACGAAATGGCACCCGTCGCCGAGGAAATGACACACACTGACAATAGAGGGCTTCTGGATGACGTAAAAAACATTCAGTCTGATCAACGTGTTACTGGAAAAGATGAAAAGTCAGTCTTAGAAGATGTCACCAAGCAAGATTCAGAGGGAGGCGGTGCTGATCATAACTCACCAGAAGGGGGACATTTTATAGCAGATCCAAGTTGGCCTCAAAACTCCAAAAGTGAACCCGAGACTCCTCTGAAGGCACCACAAATTGATCATGAGCAACATGGGAATTTACAGCTGGATATGAAGAGTAAACACATCCAGACTGACGGCTCATTTACAGACCCAAGCAGACCACAAGAGCAACAAGAAAAGTCAGGGGAGAAGGAAGTGTTCAACTCCAAAGAGCAAGAATCCCCTCCGTCACACCTTCACCCCGCGACATCAGAAAATGAAACTTCAGAGGCCATCTCTGACTGGGAGGGCGACTGTCTCTGGTACATATGGAACACGCTCTCCATCATTTCTATGATCCGCCTCCTTAGGAAATACCTTGGGAAAAAATCCGAAATGAAACCAGAAGAAACCGGAGCCTTCACAGTGACCTGCACCGCTGCTGAAGTGCGGCTACCGGACAGCGACACTCTGCAGCGATTTCACTCTAAATGTGTTCAAGTCTCATCTGATAAGAAGTGTAAAGAGTTTTTGGAGGGTTTTGCACAGGATCTATTGGAGGCCATGAGGGCCGTCTGCGGTAGAAATGGCGGAATGGTGATCGAGGACTTTCAGAAAGTGGATGAGTGTGATATCGTCGTCCCCTTTATCCCGCCTGATCCCTATGGTTTCCAGTGTCTGCTCTGGAACAACCAAGCAAGTGACCTGCTGCCAGATATGCAAGTCTGCGGTCAAATCAAACTAgtggaaaataaagaaatccCAAATGGCTGCCACTGTCAGTCTCCCAATTCAGATGATATGGTGTGCTTGCTGCATTGCGAGACTGAGAAGATGAAAATGGCCGATGCTTGTGACAGCCTTCTTTGCGTGAAGAACTCCCCCTTGCTGTCCAAATCACAGGTCAACAGATGGTTTCAGAGCACCATCAAACAAGCGTGGGAACAGATTTCTCACAAGTACGAGTTTGAGCTGAACATTCGCTACATCGGTGCTCCAGGTGCTCTGACAGTTCGATTCAGATCGGGGAAGACGATTAGCTTCAGTATGAATCCTGTGGTTAAACTCAACGCTGACGCCCATTTCTTCATTACTCGTTGCTCCCCAAACAACTTGGATGCATTCTGGACGCTCTCCCTGACCAACTATGAGGATCGTTTCCTAGAACACATCTCTAAACTCCTGCCTGTAGACTCATGCCACAGTCAAACTCTTGAAATTGCACGTTTCCTTCACAAGAGACAGACAGCACTGTCAGGAAGTAGTGCCCTCAAGGATTCTCATTTCAAAACTGCACTAATGCATCTGCTTTTGACCAAAGACCCGTCGCAGTGGAGACCCGGCTATGTGGCTTTTAGACTACGAGACTTATTGTCCTTCATGGAGAAAAGCCTCGAGAAAAAGCTGCTGCACCATGTTCTCATTGGGAACCCTTTAAGTCAGAGGGTTATTGAACTTCCTGCTGAATTTACTGCAGCAAAGAAAGTGAATCTCTTCCATCCCCTTGTGGTACACAACTGCATCTACAGAAATGCTGTACTGCATTTCCAGGAAATGCTTAGAAATGCACATATGCTGATACATGATTATGTTGATTAGTGTATTAACGGTCTCAATTGttccatttaaaaaacatcacttgaTTTTAGTGTGCAATTTAGAGCCCTCTGAGACTCACAATGGACCCATTTGTGTCTATTTATTATGGGGGTACAggttttttttagggggagatagcaggtcaacagtagatgtcacatagaagtggtgtacatcatctgaaagctgggaacatgaagattaatttgagatgtagCTCAGTACTGTGTGTTAAGTTGTTCTAGtcaaataagaaataaacatgaattatttaattaaaataaattgtaaatgtgtataagggtttagaacattatgatggaagtatatgaccATTCCCACGctttatgtctcataagttgttgcagcaatttttgggttgatatcatttgttacagaGTTGGTGCTaattaaacaattttttttaaccacttgagaattgataaaaatcaaTTCCTCCAAAAcaccacattaaaacaccaagaccttgaggaacaacatacaaaaagccatgctgtgattcgGTATCAAACTTTTGACAtctggagatttctgcaagaattacatttttcaacaattagatggcgagcacttctgttctagaaactgctcagaaacccccttattgtcaatctacctaggaaagccatccatcttctgaatgctctaggtctcgtttgtggttgtaaagtttcatgaggctgtgattatcctagaggtcaccgcaggtcattttatacagtgaggtcaagtttaaaaaagaaaaaaatggtctcactaccatgaaatggctactatggggactaacatcacaTGACTACAATTGGGCTCTttgaatccacaagagtctcagctttacagtgataccaagactgtttagggaccccagtattcaaaaacaccatttttagaataggcaaaaacacatttatgctgtgtgtgtacaaaaaaaaactacatgtgattatcataaagtgctgtaaaggggagactcatgggttcTATGGCTACccactttcattcacatatcttaagtcagaggtcaagggacccctttgaaaatgccatgccagtttttccttgctaaaatttagcctaactttacAGCATTATTTGGCCTCCTTCCCCAACAAGCTGACAAGACATGGACAGCCTCTGATAGACTGTAAAGTTGCAATTCcacaggtctcagagggttaacatcAATGAAGGAGTTAGACCATTACTTCATGAATAGACCATGTTGCAAAAGAAACATCAAGTACAGgagatatatttattttaaaattctcattttcacaccacATTTCTTTTAGTAATCGTGCTCCCAGTACTTTAGGAAGTCTTGATGCTCTCCCATGGCAGGGTCCTCCAAACTGAATGTGTCAGCATCCAGGGATTTCATCCGAGGCTCAAACTCGTCATAGTCAGCCTGGCTGCTCAGGTCGACCTTCCAAGAGTGACTGGAGATCATGTTCCTAGAAGCTGTTGAAATAGGACATGATAAAgtcaaaatcttaatttgtgGAAAAGTAGCATTAAAGAAAGCAACCTTACAATGGCCTTATTGTCTGAGATATTGCATCAATATTGTCTGTACATGACATCAAAATGCTTCATGAATTGATGCTCAAGTTAAGGATCATGCTGTATTTGTTAAGATTTTCCCCCTTTTTCATAATGCATAAACACAAAAGGAAACTTACCCTTCAGCTTTGCCAGCGAACAGGTTGAGTCACAGCAGGCACACACTGAGTCCTCACCGAATAGCGCCTTCCACCTAAACCATAAACAAAGTTAGCAGGTCTTGAAATGCAAGCTTGATAAACCGATCAATACAATAAACTGTTGTTGACAAGAGATTAGTTTTGACCCATCAAGTACACATGAAACATTTCATCCCACAAGACCTTCAAAAAGCAAGCTATGCCTCCACCGGTGGATGTTGAGTCAACTCACTTTTTGGTAGCTGGGACATAATTGCAAGCCTTTGAACTCGGAGTTGGAGTAAGTTTCCCCATGGAGAGCTCACAGTGCATGTAGAGTTGCTGAAGGATGTTCAATTTCAGAGTTAATACCATTTTCTATTTGACAGTATAGCGCTATGTACCACTTGCTCTTGACAGTACCTGTGATGAAGAAGAAGTGGAAACTTGGTCCTTGAAAACCAAGGCGCCTACACTGAATTTCTGGGCCATGTTGGGGGTGCAAGGGAGGAACTTTGACAGTTCAGTCGCCTTGCCATCAATCATACAGCTGCAATTAGAGAGAATATGCATGTTTACCTCTAGACACCAAGTGGCATATGCccattttattctgaaataattTAAAGCTCACCCTTGGTTGTCGATGACCGTATATTTAGGATCCGAGCTGGGGTTTTGGGAGGCCGTCATGAAACACTTGTTGATGTAAATCCTCTTATCTCCAGAAGATGCAGTTCTGT
This window contains:
- the LOC141764113 gene encoding inositol 1,4,5-trisphosphate receptor-interacting protein, translating into MQDTLLRVFVVALGLLMSPRDNPSVEEWDEVTTVGMQKHEERLQRGGEKVDHEMAPVAEEMTHTDNRGLLDDVKNIQSDQRVTGKDEKSVLEDVTKQDSEGGGADHNSPEGGHFIADPSWPQNSKSEPETPLKAPQIDHEQHGNLQLDMKSKHIQTDGSFTDPSRPQEQQEKSGEKEVFNSKEQESPPSHLHPATSENETSEAISDWEGDCLWYIWNTLSIISMIRLLRKYLGKKSEMKPEETGAFTVTCTAAEVRLPDSDTLQRFHSKCVQVSSDKKCKEFLEGFAQDLLEAMRAVCGRNGGMVIEDFQKVDECDIVVPFIPPDPYGFQCLLWNNQASDLLPDMQVCGQIKLVENKEIPNGCHCQSPNSDDMVCLLHCETEKMKMADACDSLLCVKNSPLLSKSQVNRWFQSTIKQAWEQISHKYEFELNIRYIGAPGALTVRFRSGKTISFSMNPVVKLNADAHFFITRCSPNNLDAFWTLSLTNYEDRFLEHISKLLPVDSCHSQTLEIARFLHKRQTALSGSSALKDSHFKTALMHLLLTKDPSQWRPGYVAFRLRDLLSFMEKSLEKKLLHHVLIGNPLSQRVIELPAEFTAAKKVNLFHPLVVHNCIYRNAVLHFQEMLRNAHMLIHDYVD